A window of Selenomonas ruminantium subsp. lactilytica TAM6421 contains these coding sequences:
- a CDS encoding Txe/YoeB family addiction module toxin codes for MNLIWTPTAWSEYVSWQVEDKKTLKRINELIKDIERNGLRKGKGKPEPLRYYPAWSRRIDEKNRLVYNADEAGNLILFSCKGHYQDK; via the coding sequence ATTAATCTCATTTGGACTCCGACAGCCTGGTCCGAGTATGTGTCATGGCAGGTCGAGGATAAAAAAACATTGAAGCGAATCAATGAGCTGATAAAGGATATTGAACGCAATGGTCTGCGCAAGGGCAAAGGCAAGCCGGAGCCCTTGCGCTATTACCCTGCATGGAGCCGTCGCATAGACGAGAAAAATAGGCTGGTTTATAATGCGGATGAAGCTGGGAATTTGATATTATTTTCTTGCAAGGGACATTATCAGGACAAATAA
- the mqnE gene encoding aminofutalosine synthase MqnE yields the protein MDKIKLARVKAAAGDRLTLADALALYEDNDLLFLAKCARRMKEKKSGNKVFYTVNRHINLTNICSANCPLCAFQVKDGDKRGFVLETDDVAKILDSAKNLKNLSEIHIVSALHPDKDFDYYKNIVKQVRAALPEADVKAFTPVEIVNFAKISGKSIGEVLTELKEAGLDSLPGGGAEILSDRVREIICPKKATTAEWLEVMRTAHKLGIRTNASIMYGHVETIEERLQHLFTLRDLQDETNGFQAFMLFPFHPEHTELGEERGLKRVGSWEDMKMLALSRLILDNFDHIKAFWIMLTMPIAQLALGFGADDLDGTIGEEKIIHAAGAKTNTGITRADLEKFIRETGYEPVQRDTFYREVQD from the coding sequence ATGGACAAAATCAAATTAGCACGCGTCAAAGCTGCCGCCGGGGACAGACTGACCTTGGCGGACGCTTTGGCTTTGTATGAAGATAATGACCTGCTCTTTTTGGCCAAATGCGCCCGCCGCATGAAGGAGAAAAAGAGCGGCAACAAGGTTTTTTATACCGTAAACCGCCATATCAATCTGACCAACATCTGCAGTGCAAACTGCCCGCTGTGCGCCTTCCAGGTCAAGGACGGGGACAAGCGGGGCTTTGTGTTGGAAACGGATGATGTGGCGAAAATCCTGGACAGTGCCAAAAACTTGAAGAACCTGTCGGAAATCCATATTGTCAGCGCCCTGCATCCGGACAAGGATTTTGACTATTACAAGAATATCGTCAAGCAGGTGCGGGCGGCTTTGCCCGAGGCAGATGTGAAGGCCTTCACGCCTGTGGAAATCGTCAACTTCGCCAAGATCAGCGGCAAGAGCATCGGGGAAGTGCTGACGGAACTCAAGGAGGCTGGCCTTGACAGTCTGCCCGGCGGCGGGGCGGAGATCCTTTCCGACCGGGTGCGGGAAATTATCTGCCCGAAAAAAGCTACTACGGCTGAGTGGCTGGAGGTTATGCGTACGGCTCACAAACTGGGTATCCGCACCAATGCCTCCATTATGTACGGTCACGTGGAAACCATTGAGGAACGTTTGCAGCATCTTTTCACCCTGCGGGACTTGCAGGATGAGACCAATGGCTTCCAGGCCTTTATGTTGTTCCCCTTCCATCCCGAGCATACGGAATTGGGCGAGGAACGCGGCCTGAAGCGCGTGGGTTCATGGGAAGATATGAAGATGCTGGCCCTGTCCCGGCTGATTCTCGACAATTTTGACCATATCAAGGCCTTCTGGATCATGTTGACCATGCCCATTGCCCAACTGGCATTGGGCTTTGGTGCCGACGATCTGGATGGCACCATCGGCGAGGAGAAGATCATCCATGCCGCCGGAGCTAAGACCAATACGGGCATTACCCGGGCGGATCTGGAGAAATTCATCCGGGAAACGGGCTATGAGCCGGTGCAGCGGGATACTTTTTACCGGGAGGTGCAGGATTGA
- a CDS encoding AAA family ATPase gives MTVEEMQAFFSKQGLRRELLSQAASFRQENSWQGKRAVNVPRYPYFGKEILEEALAALLAGANLLLTGPKATGKNILAENLALLLGRPIWNVSFHIDVDASYLIGMDTFKGGEVCFRPGPVHECVTAGGICVLDEINMARNEALAVLHSLLDHRRQLEVPGYERLQLHPATRFIATMNYGYGGTRELNEALLSRFVVLHMPVPGEAELISLLQYEFPALRADMARTLAALFLDLRQKYEAKEISGRALDLRGLLKALRLIRLGLTAGQALAMGLTGKCFDSQERALVEDIIALRLPADWGREHFFVG, from the coding sequence TTGACGGTTGAGGAAATGCAGGCATTTTTCAGTAAACAGGGATTGCGGCGGGAGCTGTTGTCACAGGCGGCGTCCTTTCGGCAGGAAAATTCCTGGCAGGGGAAGCGGGCGGTAAATGTTCCCCGCTATCCCTATTTTGGCAAGGAAATATTAGAAGAAGCTTTAGCGGCTCTGTTGGCGGGGGCAAATCTCCTGCTGACAGGGCCTAAAGCCACAGGCAAGAATATCCTGGCAGAGAATCTGGCGTTGCTGCTGGGCAGACCTATTTGGAATGTGTCTTTCCATATCGATGTGGATGCTTCGTACCTGATTGGCATGGATACCTTCAAGGGGGGAGAAGTCTGTTTCCGTCCCGGCCCGGTCCATGAATGTGTCACGGCGGGCGGCATCTGCGTTCTCGACGAGATCAATATGGCCCGCAACGAAGCGCTGGCAGTGCTCCATTCCCTGCTGGACCATCGGCGGCAGTTGGAGGTGCCAGGCTATGAACGCTTGCAGCTGCATCCGGCCACCCGCTTTATCGCCACTATGAACTATGGCTATGGCGGCACCCGGGAACTCAACGAAGCCCTGCTCTCCCGTTTCGTGGTGCTGCATATGCCCGTACCCGGGGAGGCTGAACTGATTTCCCTGCTGCAGTATGAATTCCCGGCTTTGCGGGCGGATATGGCCCGCACTTTGGCCGCCCTGTTCCTCGACCTGCGGCAGAAGTACGAGGCCAAAGAAATCTCCGGCCGGGCGTTGGACCTGCGCGGCCTGTTGAAAGCCCTGCGGCTTATCCGGCTGGGACTTACAGCGGGACAGGCGCTCGCCATGGGACTGACCGGCAAATGCTTCGACAGTCAGGAACGGGCCTTGGTGGAGGATATCATCGCCCTGCGCCTGCCAGCGGATTGGGGCAGGGAACATTTCTTCGTGGGGTGA
- the mqnC gene encoding cyclic dehypoxanthinyl futalosine synthase produces the protein MRLSAEQGIQMLTSGNPIELGIQADAARKKLFDDTVTFIVDRNINYTNVCKNECRFCAFFRRKESKDAYLLSNEEILAKVGETVAAGGTQVMIQGGLYPDLGLDYYENMLRSIKAKYPQITIHSFTATEIQYFAQQAGLSILDTLKRLQEAGLDSLPGGGAEILVDEVRKRVSPKKIMTEDWLHVMECAHSIGMESTATMVIGFGETMAQRIEHMEKIRRLQDKTGGFRAFITWTFQPGNTELGGEKTSGWDYMKTLAVTRLYMDNIKHIQGSWVTQGERIGQLTLGFGADDLGSIMLEENVVRAAGTKYEMSIRKMVDMIKGAGKQPAQRDTEYNIIRRF, from the coding sequence ATGCGGCTTAGTGCAGAACAAGGGATACAGATGCTCACCAGTGGCAATCCTATCGAATTGGGCATCCAGGCTGACGCAGCCCGAAAAAAACTCTTTGATGATACGGTGACCTTCATCGTGGACCGTAATATCAACTACACCAATGTGTGCAAGAATGAGTGCAGATTCTGCGCCTTTTTCCGCCGCAAGGAGTCCAAGGATGCCTATCTGCTGAGCAATGAAGAAATACTGGCCAAAGTCGGCGAGACTGTGGCGGCAGGCGGCACCCAGGTCATGATCCAGGGGGGATTGTACCCGGATTTGGGGCTGGATTATTACGAAAATATGCTGCGCAGCATCAAGGCAAAATATCCCCAGATCACCATCCATTCTTTTACCGCCACGGAAATCCAGTATTTTGCCCAGCAGGCAGGACTGTCCATTCTGGACACTTTGAAACGCCTGCAGGAAGCAGGCCTCGACAGCCTGCCCGGCGGCGGGGCGGAAATTCTCGTGGACGAGGTGCGGAAACGCGTCAGCCCCAAGAAGATCATGACGGAGGATTGGCTCCATGTCATGGAATGTGCCCATAGCATCGGCATGGAAAGCACCGCCACCATGGTCATCGGCTTCGGCGAGACCATGGCCCAGCGCATCGAGCATATGGAAAAAATCCGCCGCCTACAGGATAAGACCGGCGGCTTCCGGGCCTTCATCACCTGGACCTTCCAGCCCGGCAATACGGAACTGGGCGGCGAAAAGACCAGCGGCTGGGACTATATGAAGACCTTGGCCGTCACCCGGCTCTATATGGACAATATCAAGCATATCCAGGGTTCCTGGGTAACCCAGGGCGAGCGCATCGGCCAGCTGACCCTGGGCTTCGGCGCTGACGACCTGGGCAGCATCATGCTGGAGGAAAACGTCGTGCGGGCCGCCGGCACCAAGTATGAAATGTCCATCCGGAAAATGGTGGATATGATAAAAGGAGCAGGCAAACAACCTGCTCAACGCGATACAGAATATAACATCATAAGAAGATTCTAA
- a CDS encoding MTAP family purine nucleoside phosphorylase, which produces MSENKIPAADYAVVGGSGTLSSNFPANVPDEDVEILADNLRFDTPYGASPAMRLFRVGEKHVLTVKMHGWRSGVTRADASRQVFWVFREAGVKRIISEGGVGTVNKLLDLRDFIIPDDYLDMSVRKDVMLDGRYLLIMREALCPEMRQALIAATKKRFDGRVFIRGTYAVTDGRHFESPAEVAMLNGHADIVGQSICPEVYLAREIGACYAGLYFTVNYGEGIKEKWSHQDMADIFYDDAPMIGEIILETIRNVDADERNCECLSLRKETLLKDVYNEVSAKG; this is translated from the coding sequence ATGAGTGAAAATAAGATTCCCGCCGCCGACTACGCCGTAGTGGGCGGTTCGGGCACATTATCCAGCAACTTCCCGGCCAATGTGCCGGATGAGGATGTGGAGATTCTCGCAGATAATCTGCGTTTCGATACGCCCTATGGCGCAAGCCCTGCTATGCGCCTGTTCCGGGTGGGGGAAAAGCATGTGCTGACCGTGAAGATGCACGGCTGGCGCAGCGGCGTCACCCGGGCCGATGCTTCCCGTCAGGTATTCTGGGTGTTCCGGGAAGCCGGTGTCAAGCGCATCATCTCCGAAGGGGGCGTGGGCACCGTCAACAAGCTGCTGGACCTGCGGGATTTCATCATCCCCGATGATTATCTGGACATGTCCGTGCGCAAGGACGTGATGTTGGATGGCCGCTATCTGCTCATCATGCGGGAGGCCCTGTGTCCGGAAATGCGGCAGGCTTTGATTGCCGCTACGAAAAAGCGCTTTGATGGCCGTGTATTCATCCGCGGCACCTATGCTGTTACCGATGGCCGACACTTTGAAAGCCCCGCCGAGGTGGCCATGCTCAATGGTCATGCCGATATCGTGGGGCAGAGCATCTGTCCGGAAGTCTATCTGGCCCGGGAAATCGGTGCCTGCTATGCAGGACTCTACTTCACCGTGAATTACGGCGAGGGCATCAAGGAAAAATGGTCCCATCAGGATATGGCGGATATCTTCTACGATGATGCACCCATGATCGGGGAGATCATCCTCGAAACCATCCGCAATGTGGATGCCGACGAGCGCAATTGCGAATGCCTGTCCCTGCGCAAGGAAACCCTGCTCAAGGACGTCTACAACGAGGTTTCAGCTAAGGGATAA
- a CDS encoding type II toxin-antitoxin system RelB/DinJ family antitoxin has translation MATTKSINIRIDEDLKIQSDKVLADLGLTTSAVVSMLLKTIVRNHAVPSDLFTIREQARNNAEYMAKLDRSFAEYKAGLGQQHRLLEVDDV, from the coding sequence ATGGCAACGACAAAATCCATAAATATCCGTATCGATGAGGATTTGAAAATCCAGTCTGATAAGGTCCTGGCAGATTTGGGACTGACGACTTCTGCAGTAGTTTCTATGCTATTGAAGACGATCGTTCGCAATCATGCAGTTCCATCAGACTTATTCACCATTCGAGAACAGGCCCGCAATAATGCAGAATATATGGCAAAACTCGATCGTAGTTTTGCTGAATATAAAGCAGGCTTGGGGCAGCAGCATAGATTGTTAGAGGTGGATGATGTCTGA
- a CDS encoding MFS transporter: MEAVDLQQLKRKRDWRIILPVFLVSIIACIDRVNVAYAKLTMTADMPWLTPEIFGMGAGIFFVGYLIFEVPGSLVAAKFSATKWIARIMFTWGLVCVYMAFVKTPSEFYLCRFLLGASEASLYPVIYSVLFPRWFAAGERARATSLMLTSLLISTIIGAPLAGVLLETSLFGLHGWQELFILEALPALAFAVYFFFAVKDRPDQAHWLNAEEKAYLNKVYEEEQAAMHRVKKYTVWQAFCEPKVLKLCLIYFLWVVGFWGFNFWMPTVLKGLSGWSTSLLGGAIAIPMLAALVVQVIIGHTSTRTGDKVWHVAGALLVGAIGLGMSPHAGSMGMALFLVCLSAIGIYAAMGVWWTIPTTFLTGPAAAASVALINSCGNIGGWVGPNMMAWVHGLTGAFDWGYYIMAAFMAAAALLVLTVKYHWNGAVRKDMAQLNAEEKEAALAVE, translated from the coding sequence ATGGAAGCTGTAGACTTGCAACAACTCAAACGGAAACGGGACTGGCGCATCATCCTGCCGGTATTCCTGGTATCCATTATCGCCTGCATTGACCGCGTCAATGTGGCCTATGCGAAACTGACCATGACAGCAGATATGCCCTGGCTCACGCCGGAAATCTTCGGTATGGGCGCCGGTATTTTCTTCGTGGGTTATCTGATCTTTGAAGTGCCCGGTTCCCTAGTGGCGGCGAAATTCTCCGCCACGAAATGGATTGCCCGCATCATGTTCACCTGGGGATTGGTGTGCGTGTATATGGCCTTTGTAAAAACGCCGTCGGAATTCTACTTGTGCCGGTTCCTGCTGGGTGCCTCTGAAGCCAGCCTCTATCCGGTCATCTATTCGGTCCTGTTCCCGCGCTGGTTTGCTGCCGGGGAGCGGGCCAGAGCAACGTCCCTGATGCTCACGTCCCTGTTGATTTCTACGATTATCGGCGCGCCCCTGGCCGGCGTCCTGTTGGAAACTTCCCTGTTCGGCCTGCATGGCTGGCAGGAACTCTTCATTCTCGAAGCACTTCCTGCACTGGCCTTTGCCGTCTATTTCTTCTTTGCCGTGAAGGATCGTCCGGATCAGGCACATTGGCTCAATGCTGAGGAAAAGGCTTATCTGAACAAGGTATATGAAGAAGAACAGGCCGCGATGCACCGCGTCAAGAAATATACGGTTTGGCAGGCTTTCTGTGAACCGAAGGTATTGAAACTCTGCCTGATTTATTTCCTCTGGGTAGTTGGTTTCTGGGGCTTCAACTTCTGGATGCCCACCGTCCTCAAAGGCCTGTCCGGCTGGTCTACGTCCCTGCTGGGCGGCGCCATCGCCATTCCTATGCTGGCAGCACTGGTGGTACAGGTCATCATCGGCCATACTTCCACGAGAACCGGTGACAAGGTTTGGCATGTGGCCGGTGCTCTGCTCGTAGGTGCTATCGGCTTGGGCATGTCTCCCCATGCCGGCAGCATGGGCATGGCCCTGTTCCTGGTCTGCCTGTCTGCTATCGGCATCTACGCCGCCATGGGTGTATGGTGGACGATACCGACCACCTTCCTGACCGGCCCCGCTGCCGCAGCATCCGTGGCCCTCATTAACTCCTGCGGCAATATCGGCGGCTGGGTAGGTCCCAATATGATGGCCTGGGTACATGGCCTAACTGGTGCCTTTGACTGGGGTTACTACATCATGGCCGCCTTCATGGCCGCCGCAGCCCTGTTGGTATTGACGGTGAAATATCATTGGAACGGTGCTGTGCGTAAGGATATGGCACAGCTCAATGCGGAGGAAAAAGAAGCTGCATTGGCAGTAGAATAA